In the Leishmania braziliensis MHOM/BR/75/M2904 WGS CADA00000000 data, contig 7, whole genome shotgun sequence genome, one interval contains:
- the GP63-2 gene encoding GP63, leishmanolysin: MEGDVCGTFKVPEEHVTVGVSNTDFVLYVASVPSEPGVLAAAVICQTFSDSRPAVGVINIPAANIRSPYDQLMVRTVTHEVAHTLGFDLTLFDELELIDEVNNLRGKDYEAPVLSSPTVMAKVREQYGCPTLEFLELEDTGGGSAAGSHLKGRNAKDELMAPVSAAGYYTALTMAVFQDLGFYQADFTKAEVMPWANLASCDFLTNKCMERNITQWPGMFCNTTEPSYRCTSDRLKIGRCSITTYDDPMPTYFRYFTETSVGGRISFMDYCPVIVGYGTAACNQDPSTASPTVKEFSLFSDSSRCLDGNFAPKHNTGPSDHYNGLCANVKCDRAHHTYSVQVYGSSGYVACTPGESVELATISTAFVEGSYIICASYVEVCQANIKGLIDFEGDAADTAAV, encoded by the coding sequence ATGGAGGGCGACGTGTGCGGCACCTTCAAGGTGCCGGAGGAACACGTCACGGTAGGCGTCAGCAACACcgacttcgtgctgtacgtcGCCTCCGTGCCGAGCGAGCCGGGCGTgctggcggctgctgtgATCTGTCAGACATTCTCCGACAGCCGACCTGCCGTGGGTGTCATCAACATCCCTGCGGCGAACATTCGGTCACCCTACGACCAATTAATGGTGCGCACCGTGACGCACGAGGTGGCACACACCCTCGGCTTCGACCTCACCCTTTTCGATGAACTGGAACTCATTGATGAAGTGAACAACTTGCGCGGGAAGGACTACGAAGCTCCTGTGCTCAGCAGCCCCACAGTGATGGCCAAGGTGCGCGAACAGTACGGCTGCCCCACCTTGGAGTTtctggagctggaggataCGGGTGGTGGATCTGCTGCCGGCTCGCATCTTAAGGggcgcaacgccaaggaCGAGCTCATGGCGCCTGTCTCGGCTGCTGGGTACTACACCGCCCTGACCATGGCCGTCTTCCAGGACCTCGGCTTCTACCAGGCGGACTTCACCaaggccgaggtgatgccgtgggcCAATCTCGCCAGCTGCGACTTCCTCACCAATAAGTGCATGGAGAGGaacatcacgcagtggccCGGGATGTTCTGCAACACCACGGAGCCTTCGTATCGGTGCACCAGCGACCGCCTTAAAATCGGGAGATGCAGCATAACCACGTATGACGACCCGATGCCGACATACTTCCGGTACTTCACCGAAACTTCTGTCGGCGGTCGAATATCGTTCATGGACTACTGCCCGGTTATCGTGGGctacggcactgctgcttgcAATCAGGACCCATCGACGGCATCGCCTACTGTAAAGGAGTTCAGTCTCTTCTCCGACTCGTCGCGCTGCTTGGATGGAAACTTCGCACCGAAGCACAACACTGGTCCATCTGACCACTACAACGGCTTGTGCGCCAACGTGAAGTGCGACAGAGCCCACCACACGTACAGCGTCCAGgtgtacggcagcagcggctacgtcgcatgcacgccgggcgAGAGTGTTGAGCTGGCCACGATCAGCACCGCCTTCGTGGAAGGTAGCTACATTATCTGCGCGTcgtacgtggaggtgtgccaggccAACATCAAGGGGCTCATAGACTTCgagggagacgctgccgacacagcggcggtgtga